A single region of the Halonatronomonas betaini genome encodes:
- a CDS encoding ABC transporter permease produces the protein MRLRKYLSQIRRYPSVIIGLFIIGLLIFTAIAAVIIIPYEEAIILWRGGDMWAESPRNARPLYVDWFTRGNLPRTEILDSRDFPANKTKESLNGVYQFEIMLPLNYQYDGFPKEMNLFFEADFAEVRPNIAIEVLTPDGRQYKTSDISITRDSVIRMEQRTELRRQMGNQSPRFGIFADPEQEERNVLKGEYQFIISGYLFGTEDDIDLRLVSYGQVHGFGGTDHRRRDLGVALLWGTPVALMFGVLAAVGANITTFIISAIGVWYGGLVDSAIQRVTEVNMIIPTLPLLILIGMFYSRSLWVMLAVVIIKGVFGPAIKTYRAMFLQVKELPFIEAAEAYGTSNRRIIFFYMLPKIIPTLIPQFVTVIPTFVFLEASLAVLGLGDPVLPTWGKMLNDALSEGALFMGHFYWVLQPAILLIFTGLGFAMTGFALDRILNPRLRRR, from the coding sequence ATGCGGTTGAGAAAATATTTAAGTCAGATAAGAAGGTATCCATCAGTAATTATAGGTTTATTTATAATTGGACTGCTCATCTTCACTGCAATTGCAGCGGTTATTATTATTCCTTATGAAGAAGCTATAATTCTCTGGAGAGGCGGCGATATGTGGGCTGAGAGTCCGAGGAATGCAAGACCTCTCTATGTTGACTGGTTTACTAGAGGTAATCTGCCTAGAACTGAGATACTTGATTCTAGAGATTTTCCTGCAAATAAAACGAAAGAGTCTTTAAATGGAGTTTATCAGTTTGAAATAATGCTTCCCTTAAATTATCAATATGACGGATTTCCTAAAGAAATGAATTTATTTTTTGAGGCTGATTTTGCTGAAGTTAGGCCAAATATTGCAATTGAGGTTTTAACTCCTGATGGTCGTCAGTATAAGACTAGTGATATTTCAATAACCAGAGATTCAGTTATAAGAATGGAGCAGAGAACTGAATTAAGGAGACAGATGGGTAATCAGTCGCCCAGGTTTGGGATCTTTGCTGATCCTGAACAGGAAGAACGAAATGTATTAAAAGGAGAGTATCAGTTTATTATCAGTGGATATCTTTTTGGTACAGAAGATGATATAGATTTGCGGCTGGTTTCATATGGACAAGTTCATGGATTTGGTGGGACAGACCATCGCCGAAGGGATTTAGGAGTTGCATTGCTCTGGGGTACTCCTGTTGCTTTGATGTTTGGGGTGCTGGCTGCTGTTGGGGCTAATATCACAACTTTTATTATTTCTGCTATCGGTGTCTGGTATGGTGGACTTGTTGATTCAGCAATTCAGCGTGTAACTGAGGTGAATATGATTATACCAACATTACCATTATTAATTTTAATTGGTATGTTTTATTCCAGAAGTCTCTGGGTGATGCTGGCAGTTGTAATTATAAAAGGAGTTTTTGGGCCGGCTATTAAAACCTACAGAGCGATGTTTTTACAGGTTAAAGAGTTACCTTTTATTGAAGCAGCAGAAGCCTATGGGACCAGCAATCGAAGAATTATTTTCTTTTATATGCTTCCTAAAATTATTCCAACATTGATTCCTCAGTTTGTTACTGTAATTCCAACCTTTGTTTTTCTTGAAGCGTCTCTAGCTGTATTAGGTTTAGGTGATCCTGTATTGCCGACCTGGGGCAAAATGTTAAATGATGCTTTAAGTGAAGGGGCACTATTTATGGGGCATTTCTACTGGGTGCTACAGCCAGCAATCCTTCTGATTTTTACCGGGCTAGGTTTTGCCATGACAGGTTTTGCCCTGGATAGAATTTTGAATCCAAGGCTAAGGAGGCGATGA
- a CDS encoding ABC transporter substrate-binding protein: MLKAKNILMIGLLSVIIVVGFGLAGFAEEVPYGGWLDRIVAEEEASTAAGVTKLGTGDLGVYADTITEIDIYEMILDNPEILYAESFGSYNELSFNPSGPIFEETGKLNPFAVPRVREAMNWLVDREYMAAEIFGGMAVPRLFPITSAFPDYANMIEKVRELEVLYSHDPDRAEAVITEEMLELGAEKVNDIWHYEGEPVEISILIRTEDERTEVGDYVGTLLEQIGFRVERRYATAAEASPIWLTGNPAAGDFHIYTGGWITTVVDRDQSTNWEFFYTDRGLGVPLWQAYEPTEEFNTATLRLAQRDFSTMEERAELMAMNMELGLEDSVRIWLVDRLAVNPYRYDVQLTTDLAGGISGSYLWSHTIRKVDEVGGQVNIGLPSVLPEPWNPLDGSNWIFDMMLIRSTGELGYMWDPYTGLHHPNMFESAKVVIEEGLPVTKTLDWVELEFVEGGTPVPEDAWADWDPVEQRFITVGEKYPDGVNARRAVTTIYPERLQENLRWHDGSPFTAADIVWFYIMEFDRAFEESDFFDQAQVTTYQSLMDTLRGIKVIDGDPIQVEYYSDLYYLDAEHFIPSGFPYYDQGPGAWHSLAVGYFAEVAEEVAFSSSKADLLEVEHLNMVGGPSLEILQRHLNRAIEESIIPYENTLSEFISEEEAYERYQNLYEWYQDKGHFWVGTGPYYLDAVYPVEGIVELARNEDYMYPADRWDIFVEPIIPEVDITGPGAIRIGSEFTIDINITFDGEPYSREDLDTIILLIFDENNRLVETLDAVYVGEGYYQVEVGEEITSRLASGTTLVEAVVTSRLVALPSMESLSIVTFRSGN; encoded by the coding sequence ATGCTAAAAGCAAAAAATATTTTAATGATTGGCCTGTTGAGTGTGATTATTGTGGTTGGGTTTGGCCTGGCTGGGTTTGCAGAAGAAGTTCCTTATGGTGGTTGGTTGGATAGAATAGTAGCCGAAGAGGAAGCATCGACAGCTGCTGGTGTTACTAAACTTGGAACTGGAGATCTGGGGGTTTATGCTGATACTATTACTGAAATAGATATTTATGAAATGATACTTGATAATCCAGAAATTTTATATGCAGAATCTTTTGGTTCATATAATGAGCTTTCCTTTAACCCTTCAGGTCCTATATTTGAAGAGACTGGTAAATTAAATCCATTTGCAGTGCCTAGAGTTAGAGAGGCGATGAACTGGTTGGTCGATAGAGAATATATGGCCGCAGAGATATTCGGTGGTATGGCTGTTCCTCGACTATTTCCGATTACTTCAGCTTTCCCTGATTATGCTAATATGATCGAAAAAGTAAGGGAGCTAGAGGTTCTATATAGTCATGATCCAGATAGAGCTGAAGCTGTAATTACTGAAGAGATGTTAGAATTAGGTGCGGAAAAGGTAAATGATATCTGGCATTATGAAGGTGAACCAGTTGAAATTAGCATTTTAATTAGAACAGAAGATGAAAGAACAGAGGTTGGAGATTATGTTGGCACCTTGCTTGAACAGATTGGATTTAGAGTTGAGCGAAGATATGCAACTGCTGCTGAAGCTTCACCTATCTGGTTGACTGGTAATCCTGCAGCAGGAGACTTCCATATTTATACAGGTGGCTGGATTACAACTGTTGTAGATAGAGACCAGTCTACTAACTGGGAGTTTTTCTATACAGATCGTGGCCTTGGAGTCCCATTATGGCAGGCATATGAACCAACTGAAGAATTTAATACTGCCACTCTTCGCTTAGCCCAGCGTGATTTTTCAACTATGGAAGAACGGGCTGAATTAATGGCTATGAATATGGAATTAGGTTTAGAGGATAGTGTCAGGATCTGGCTGGTTGATCGGCTTGCTGTTAATCCTTACCGTTATGACGTTCAGTTAACAACTGATCTGGCAGGAGGTATTTCTGGATCTTATCTCTGGTCCCATACGATCAGAAAAGTTGATGAGGTTGGTGGTCAGGTCAATATTGGTCTACCATCAGTTTTGCCAGAGCCATGGAATCCTTTAGATGGAAGTAACTGGATCTTTGATATGATGCTTATTCGGTCTACTGGTGAATTAGGCTATATGTGGGATCCATATACTGGCCTCCATCACCCAAATATGTTTGAATCTGCTAAAGTTGTAATCGAAGAAGGTCTGCCAGTTACCAAAACTCTGGACTGGGTTGAGCTAGAATTTGTTGAAGGTGGGACACCAGTACCTGAGGATGCCTGGGCGGACTGGGATCCTGTTGAGCAGAGATTTATAACTGTTGGTGAAAAGTATCCAGATGGTGTAAATGCCCGTCGGGCTGTAACTACAATTTATCCTGAAAGACTCCAGGAAAATTTAAGATGGCATGATGGTAGTCCATTTACAGCGGCAGATATTGTCTGGTTCTATATTATGGAATTTGATAGAGCCTTTGAAGAGAGTGACTTCTTTGATCAGGCCCAGGTCACAACCTATCAGTCATTGATGGATACTTTAAGGGGTATAAAAGTTATCGATGGAGATCCGATTCAGGTTGAATATTATTCAGATCTCTACTATCTTGATGCTGAGCATTTTATACCTTCTGGGTTCCCATATTATGATCAGGGTCCAGGAGCCTGGCATAGTTTAGCTGTTGGTTATTTTGCTGAAGTTGCTGAAGAAGTAGCCTTCTCATCAAGTAAAGCTGATCTCCTTGAAGTCGAGCATCTCAATATGGTTGGTGGGCCAAGTCTTGAGATTTTACAACGACATTTAAATAGGGCTATAGAAGAGAGTATAATTCCTTATGAGAATACCCTTTCTGAATTTATCTCTGAAGAAGAGGCCTATGAGAGATATCAAAATCTTTATGAATGGTATCAGGATAAAGGCCATTTCTGGGTAGGAACAGGACCTTATTATCTAGATGCTGTCTATCCAGTAGAGGGTATTGTAGAATTGGCTAGAAATGAAGACTATATGTACCCTGCTGATCGCTGGGATATTTTTGTTGAGCCAATAATTCCAGAAGTTGATATTACAGGACCTGGTGCTATTAGAATCGGTTCAGAATTTACAATTGATATCAATATAACCTTTGATGGCGAGCCTTACTCTCGTGAAGATTTAGATACAATTATACTTTTAATCTTCGATGAAAATAATCGTCTGGTTGAGACGTTAGATGCTGTTTACGTTGGTGAGGGTTATTATCAGGTAGAAGTTGGAGAAGAGATTACTTCTAGACTGGCATCTGGTACAACTTTAGTTGAAGCAGTTGTTACTTCCAGACTTGTCGCGCTGCCTTCAATGGAATCCCTATCAATTGTAACTTTCAGATCTGGTAATTAA
- a CDS encoding FAD-dependent oxidoreductase, with translation MIEIYTRPTKPYSKLAKAIFESRGCSYEEYDIDDRRIYREMLERTGGAKTAPQIFIDDNHVGDYDDLVAETISGRLDERLDIEQDIYSENWDLAVIGAGPAGINAGLYAARRGLKTVLLATNMGGQMLGAGNVENYPGEHSIQSDELMETFWHQLLNYEIEIKLGEKAKGITGDDNQVAVELAGGKELTARAVIVATGSKYRKLNVQGEQKFTGKGIHHCVICEGDRYSGQPVAVVGGGNSGMEAALDLAELGCDVKLIDIHERLGGEDILVEKIHSEPGIEVYPEASIIRILGGERVEAVELKDLNTGHHDKIDVNAVFTKIGLVPNTDFLEGTIELNDRDEIVIDEKNQTSLVRVWAAGDVTNIRDKQIIVAAAEGAKAALRVNEEL, from the coding sequence ATGATTGAGATTTATACAAGACCAACCAAACCATATAGCAAGCTGGCCAAGGCAATCTTTGAAAGCAGAGGCTGTTCTTATGAAGAGTATGATATAGATGATAGAAGAATTTACAGAGAGATGCTTGAAAGGACTGGAGGAGCAAAGACTGCACCTCAGATTTTTATTGATGACAATCATGTCGGTGATTATGACGATCTGGTTGCTGAAACGATTTCTGGCCGGCTGGATGAAAGGTTGGATATTGAGCAGGATATCTATTCTGAGAACTGGGATTTAGCTGTAATTGGAGCTGGTCCTGCTGGAATCAATGCTGGCCTTTATGCTGCCAGGCGTGGTTTAAAGACAGTTTTACTGGCCACAAATATGGGTGGTCAGATGTTAGGAGCAGGTAATGTTGAGAATTACCCTGGTGAGCATAGTATCCAGAGCGATGAGCTGATGGAGACTTTCTGGCATCAACTTTTAAATTATGAGATTGAGATAAAGCTTGGAGAGAAGGCTAAGGGGATAACTGGAGATGACAATCAAGTTGCAGTGGAACTTGCTGGCGGTAAAGAGTTAACGGCCAGGGCTGTGATTGTTGCAACCGGGAGCAAATATAGAAAGTTGAATGTTCAGGGTGAGCAGAAATTTACAGGCAAAGGCATTCATCACTGTGTAATCTGTGAGGGAGATAGATATTCCGGTCAGCCAGTTGCTGTTGTAGGTGGCGGTAATTCAGGGATGGAGGCTGCTTTAGATCTGGCTGAATTAGGTTGTGATGTAAAGTTGATTGATATTCATGAGCGGCTTGGTGGCGAGGATATTCTGGTTGAAAAGATTCACAGTGAGCCTGGTATAGAGGTTTACCCGGAGGCTTCAATTATCAGAATTTTAGGCGGGGAAAGGGTTGAAGCTGTTGAGCTTAAGGATTTAAATACCGGCCATCATGACAAGATTGATGTAAATGCTGTCTTTACTAAAATTGGTCTGGTCCCTAATACTGATTTTCTTGAGGGGACTATAGAGCTTAATGATAGAGATGAGATAGTTATTGATGAGAAGAATCAGACCAGCCTGGTAAGGGTCTGGGCTGCTGGTGATGTTACTAATATCAGGGATAAACAGATAATTGTGGCCGCTGCTGAAGGAGCAAAAGCTGCTCTGCGGGTTAATGAGGAACTTTAA
- a CDS encoding ABC transporter ATP-binding protein: MAQDNLLVVENMHLYFKTRNGIVQAVDNVSFNLERGKSMVIVGESGCGKTSLGRAILRLLPENVCRYDGRCLLNGEDIMELSDEDFRKMIRWKKAALVPQSSMNSLNPVIKVSEQVAEPVLLHSLVDDKDEALKRAAAAFKKVGIPVDFLGRYPFELSGGMRQRVAIATSLITDPDFIVLDEPTSALDVLTQANIMNVLTRLKQQIDISFILITHDVSTSSEIADMAAIMYAGQIVEFTDARTFFGKPLHPYSERLMESVPTLEADDKLGYIPGQPPSLINPPTGCRFADRCNERFELCSQDPPEFVVEGGRMVKCWLYKESGERYVS, from the coding sequence ATGGCTCAAGATAATCTGCTGGTAGTTGAAAATATGCACCTATATTTTAAAACCAGGAATGGTATTGTTCAGGCAGTTGATAATGTGAGCTTTAATCTGGAACGGGGAAAGAGCATGGTAATAGTAGGTGAGTCTGGTTGCGGGAAGACGTCCTTAGGCCGGGCAATCTTAAGACTTCTGCCTGAGAATGTCTGTAGATATGATGGTCGCTGTCTGTTAAATGGAGAAGACATAATGGAATTAAGTGATGAGGACTTTAGAAAAATGATCCGCTGGAAAAAAGCTGCTCTTGTACCTCAATCATCAATGAACTCTTTAAATCCAGTTATAAAAGTTTCTGAACAGGTGGCTGAACCAGTTCTGCTTCATAGTCTTGTTGATGATAAAGATGAGGCTTTAAAGCGGGCAGCAGCTGCTTTTAAAAAAGTTGGAATTCCAGTAGATTTTCTTGGGCGTTATCCCTTTGAACTGAGTGGTGGGATGAGACAGAGGGTGGCAATTGCGACTTCTTTGATAACTGATCCAGATTTTATTGTTCTGGATGAGCCTACCTCGGCTCTTGATGTTTTGACCCAGGCCAATATAATGAATGTTTTAACTAGACTAAAACAGCAGATAGATATTAGTTTTATATTGATAACCCATGATGTTAGCACATCCAGTGAAATAGCTGATATGGCCGCAATAATGTATGCTGGCCAGATAGTCGAATTTACTGATGCTAGAACATTCTTTGGGAAACCACTCCATCCCTATTCTGAGAGATTAATGGAGAGTGTACCGACACTTGAAGCTGATGATAAGCTTGGTTATATTCCAGGTCAGCCGCCAAGTCTAATTAATCCACCAACTGGCTGTCGCTTTGCTGACCGCTGTAATGAGAGATTCGAACTCTGCAGTCAGGACCCTCCAGAATTTGTGGTGGAAGGCGGCAGGATGGTAAAATGCTGGCTATATAAAGAGAGTGGTGAGCGCTATGTCAGTTAA
- a CDS encoding ABC transporter permease: MDHKLDDPDIQEQEIDIKEKVKRKSNLGRIIKYFGFRLLALFITVVIAIYILILIANMGGAVDNIRMGQIRESVGMTMMGMSSEMAEWPLERRREFEQTLVDQEIERLGLDQPFIIRSFYYLWDAITLDLGRAERMTSDAGSRRVQLIILERLPPTLMLMMSYFLLMFFMALFFALFLSRRYGSKLDRMVVLLAPSSAAPGWFYGIFLILIFAVVLGWLPYGGMVEAPPPRETHLYALSVIRHLILPVASLIMGAFFINVYNWRTFFLIYSSEDYVEMAKAKGLTDRSIERKYILRPTLPPIITSFALSMIVMWMGAVILEQIFNWPGLGRMLFEAIGLFDVPVIVGGNVIYAYLLAATVFVLDIIYAVLDPRVKVGIGSGGDD, encoded by the coding sequence ATGGATCATAAATTAGATGATCCTGATATTCAGGAACAGGAAATTGATATTAAAGAAAAAGTTAAAAGAAAAAGTAATTTAGGTAGAATTATTAAATATTTTGGATTTAGACTGCTGGCCCTATTTATTACAGTTGTTATTGCAATTTATATTTTAATTTTAATAGCCAATATGGGAGGGGCAGTAGATAATATTAGAATGGGACAGATAAGAGAATCTGTTGGTATGACAATGATGGGTATGTCATCTGAAATGGCTGAGTGGCCCCTTGAGCGGAGAAGAGAATTTGAACAGACTCTGGTAGACCAGGAAATTGAGCGCCTGGGTCTAGACCAGCCCTTTATTATAAGAAGTTTTTATTATCTCTGGGATGCTATAACTTTAGATTTAGGCAGGGCTGAAAGGATGACAAGTGATGCCGGTTCCAGAAGAGTCCAGTTGATAATACTTGAGCGATTACCTCCGACATTAATGCTGATGATGTCTTACTTTTTATTAATGTTCTTTATGGCTTTATTTTTTGCATTATTTTTGTCCCGGCGTTACGGAAGTAAGTTAGATAGGATGGTTGTATTACTGGCACCAAGTTCAGCTGCCCCAGGATGGTTTTATGGGATCTTTTTGATCCTGATTTTTGCAGTTGTTTTAGGTTGGCTTCCATACGGTGGGATGGTTGAAGCACCGCCGCCTAGAGAAACCCACCTTTATGCATTAAGCGTTATTCGACATCTTATCTTACCTGTAGCTTCTTTAATTATGGGGGCATTCTTTATAAATGTTTACAATTGGAGAACCTTCTTTTTGATCTATTCCAGTGAGGATTACGTTGAAATGGCTAAGGCTAAAGGTTTAACAGATCGCTCGATTGAGAGAAAATATATTCTCCGGCCTACTCTGCCACCGATTATAACTTCATTTGCCCTGAGTATGATTGTTATGTGGATGGGTGCTGTTATTTTAGAGCAGATTTTTAACTGGCCTGGGTTAGGTAGAATGCTTTTTGAAGCTATTGGTCTTTTCGATGTACCAGTAATAGTCGGGGGTAATGTTATTTATGCCTATCTTCTGGCTGCCACTGTGTTTGTGCTGGATATTATCTATGCAGTCCTTGACCCTAGAGTTAAAGTCGGTATAGGTTCAGGAGGCGATGACTGA
- a CDS encoding ABC transporter ATP-binding protein yields the protein MSVNKNEVLLEAHDLRTWFEIKKWGFLHVGFVRAVDGVNFKLHRGESISLVGESGCGKSSLAKTIIGINRPTDGELVFEGKSIKAASDGDMSEYKSEVGFVQQDPYGALPPFMTIQRILEEPMIVNGIKDKAERQFRLEEVMTELKLTPIVDFLDKYPHMLSGGQQQRIVIARSLVLNPKLIMADEPVSMLDASVRVEILELFRKIQSKRELAIIYITHDLSTVRYFSERIWVMYGGKIVEQSPVRELLLEPAHPYTRALLAAISEPDASNIDKFKKVPPGEPPSLLNPPAGCRFHPRCEYMIAGLCDKKEPPDFELADNRITACWLFKDKEDASDVAI from the coding sequence ATGTCAGTTAATAAAAATGAAGTTTTATTAGAGGCCCATGATTTAAGGACCTGGTTTGAGATTAAGAAATGGGGCTTTCTTCATGTTGGTTTTGTTAGGGCAGTCGATGGTGTTAATTTTAAACTTCATAGAGGTGAGTCAATTTCTCTGGTTGGTGAATCAGGCTGTGGCAAGAGCAGTCTGGCCAAGACTATAATCGGGATCAACCGGCCAACTGATGGCGAGTTGGTATTTGAGGGTAAATCTATTAAGGCTGCCAGTGATGGGGATATGAGTGAGTATAAATCGGAGGTAGGTTTTGTTCAGCAGGATCCTTATGGAGCACTGCCGCCTTTTATGACTATTCAGAGAATACTTGAAGAACCGATGATTGTTAATGGGATTAAGGATAAAGCAGAGCGGCAATTCAGACTAGAAGAGGTTATGACTGAATTAAAGCTGACGCCTATCGTTGATTTTTTAGATAAATATCCCCATATGTTAAGTGGTGGTCAGCAGCAGAGAATTGTTATTGCCAGGTCGCTAGTGCTTAATCCTAAATTGATAATGGCTGATGAGCCTGTTTCGATGCTTGATGCTTCAGTTAGAGTTGAAATTTTAGAACTCTTTAGAAAGATACAGTCTAAACGTGAACTTGCAATTATTTATATTACACATGATTTATCTACTGTCAGGTATTTTTCTGAGAGAATCTGGGTTATGTATGGTGGTAAAATCGTTGAGCAGTCGCCGGTGCGGGAACTTTTGCTGGAACCGGCTCATCCCTATACAAGGGCTTTACTTGCTGCTATTTCAGAGCCAGATGCCAGCAATATTGATAAATTTAAAAAGGTGCCACCTGGGGAGCCGCCAAGTCTTTTAAATCCCCCTGCTGGCTGCAGATTTCATCCCCGGTGTGAGTATATGATTGCAGGGTTATGTGATAAAAAGGAGCCGCCAGATTTTGAGCTGGCTGACAATAGAATTACTGCCTGCTGGCTCTTTAAAGATAAGGAGGATGCCAGTGATGTTGCGATTTAA